GAACATGCATAATGCAAAGGCAAATAGTGGACCTAACGGGAACCACTTGGCTTTATAAGGAAGTTCACTTAAATCCCGACCTTGTGCAACGAATGCCCTACGGAAACGGTAATGACTAATTGCGATTCCAAGCCATGTAATAAATCCGCACATGCCAGAAGCATTCAGCAGCCATAAATACACAACCCCATCACCGAAGAAGGAAGCTAGGAACGCAAGCATGCCGACTGCACAAGTGACCAGCAGCGCATTAATAGGAATACCGCGTTTGTTTAATTTCTCTAGAAACTTAGGTGCTTTGCCCTCTTTGGCAAGTACCCACAGTACACGTGTAGATGCATACATCCCCGAGTTACCAGCAGACAGCACCGAAGTCAAAATGACGGCATTCATAATAGCAGCCGCGAAGGCGAATCCCGCTTTCTCAAAAACAAGGGTGAACGGACTAACTGCAATATTCTCAATACCAGCTTGCATCAAGCTCGGATGTGTAAAAGGAACCAACATGCCAATTACGAAGATTGCAAAAATATAGAAAAGCAGAATACGCCAGAAGATTTGTTTAATGGCCTTCGGTACGTTCTCACGTGGGTTCTCACTTTCACCCGCTGCAATGCCGACAAGCTCGGTTCCTTGGAACGAATAACCCGCTGCCATAAAGATACCAAGAAACGCTAGAAAACCACCATGGAACGGTCCACCGTCTAGTGTGAAATTACTGAAGCCAGTTGGCTTCGAGCCGCCCATTATTCCAAATATCATAAGCACCCCAACAATCAAGAAGATGATGACAACGGCAATTTTGATCAATGCAAACCAGTATTCCGATTCACCATATCCTTTGACAGACAGTAAATTCAAACCGAAAATAATGGCAAGGAACAGGAAGCTCCACAGATAAGAAGGACTATCAGGAAACCAATATTTAATAATAAGAGTTGCTGCTGCAAGCTCAGAGGCAATCGTAATCGCCCAGTTAAACCAGAAATTCCATCCCAGGGCGAAGCCCAAAGAAGGATCCACGAAGCGGCTCGCATATGTGTTAAAAGATCCAGATTCTGGCATATAGGTTGCAAGTTCTCCCAAACTAGTCATAAGGAAGTACACCATAATACCCACCGCTATATAAGCGAGAAGAGCTCCCCCTGGACCAGCTTCTGCTATTGCACTACCACTAGCAAGGAACAAGCCTGTACCAATGGAGCCTCCAAGTGCAATCATCGTGAGGTGACGAGCCTTGAGCCCGCGTTTCAACTGCTGTGGCTCAGTCGAATTGTTTGATGACATTAAAAACACTCCTTAATCATGATGTCGATCCATTGTTCTGGAGTGGGAAACAAGAAGAAACGGTGACACTTTCTTTCAGAACATACGTTTCTTATGGTCACAAAAAAACGCTCACAGCGGTGAACGTTTTATATCATTCCCATCTTATCTTCTTTGAAGATAGCTCATCACAAATTTACTTATCATAAATTTGTGACAGTTCTGCACCTTCCGGCAACAGTCCCAGCCCAATTGCCCAGAGCAGCAATCAAACTTCGGCGGTAGTTCCTTTCAACAGTTTCAATGACGTTCTCTGCGTCTCCACTGATTTACTTCTAACAACCGCGACCTCTACCTCACCGTTTGATAGGATGAGGGTTGTATTCAATTCAATTTAATTTAATTTACAAGAACATTATAGCGAACATTGAGAGGGTAAACAATGGTATAAAAAGTATATTAGAACCTAAAACCGATGGAGAGTAACATAATGTGAAATAAGAGGGTGTCCAATAAACTGGACATTATTTTCTGTCATTAGTCTTGCAGACATGTCGGTGGGATTTTGGCTCTTCGTTATTGTTGCTATTATTACTGGCGTAATCTTGTATAATGTTCATCCAAGCAAACAAACCGTGTTCTCATTCGTTGCAGTTGGAGGGGGTGCCGCTATGGGATGGTTCGTTGGAGGGATCTTGTCTTTCATAGTGTCGCTATTCGCTGTAACTGAAAAGATAGGAAATAAAGTGAATAAGTAGCTAGATGAGTAGGGATTAGAAGCAGATTATTGACCAAAAAAATCAATGAACAAGAAGTAAAAGAAGGGTGCACGACTACTCGGCGCCCTTCCATTTTATTAACACTGTACACTCCACATGCATCGAATATGTATACTTAAGCCCCAACATGGATATTTAACATCCACGCCTCAACCCTTAACACATATTTCTGGTTTACCATCACTTGTGATAAGGCTCCCCGCAGTTGATCTTAAATCTGTTTAGCAAAACATCAGCAAAGAACTTAACAGAGCCTTTTAAGAAAAAAAGGCTCAAGCGTTATGTCCGCTTGGATACGAATAGATATTACACTCAGGTAAATGTGGCGAAAAATTATAACTTTCTCACTACCGACACACAGCACTCAACGTGCACGGTATGCGGAAACAGGTCGACAGGTTGCAGGGTTTGAAGCGTGTAGCCCCGAATGGTGCAATTCAGTTACATCCGTTGCGAATGTGTCAGGATTGCATGATACATAGACGATCCGTTTTAGTTTAGAGCGTCCAATGCGGCGCATCACTTTTCCGCCAACTCCGCTACATGGTGGGTCTATCAACAGAATATCTGCGAATCCTAAATGATCATGAATCTCATCTAGTCCCCTGCGTGCATCACGAGCAAGGAATGTCCTGTTATGCAAATCATTATCGATGGCATTCCATTTTGCGGATTCAATCGATGTCTCGACAGTCTCGATTCCTGCCAATTCACCGTCAGGCGTATTTGTAGCAAACAATGCCAACATCATTTCGCCGGTCGCAAACGATTCCCGCACCATCAAATGACGAAGAAGCCCATCATGTGCATCTTTGTCACAGTCTTTAAGGCCGAACTCTTTTACCCATTCCCTGACTTCCAACATGCCATCTCCCATATTCCGGCCTGCAATCAGACACGTTTCCAATGGGATGATCTTACGAAATTTCCTTGTTCATGCATTCCAATATCCCATACACAACCTCCGCAAAGCTCAAAATGAGGACAAGGTGCATCCGTCCGTTCGTGGCTTGCAGCTAGAATCTCTACAGGCATTACTTTTCTTCGTTTCTTATCGGGATCATCGACGACAACCTGCACTGACTCCCCTATAAGTGTCTGCGGAATCGTTAGTTTCAACTTTCTAAAATTGGAACCTGTATCACTCTCACGCCAAATCACAACTATTCCATTGCCTTATTCATCTAAATGGTCAATTTCCGCGACGAGCGTTTGTTCTTTTATATTAGTCAAGAAATGATTCTCTTTTCAACAGTCCATTCATGTATTGAAGGATTATTCCCACAATGCTTCTGTACCTCTTCAAAACAGACATACCTTATCATTATCACGAGAATGGGGCAGAATGAACATGCACTTCATACAAATTCAACAACATCAAGTGTGATGGGTGACAGACACCAAAAATATGTCTGTCGCTCACACAATTGATTCTGTGCTTCAAACGAAAAAAAATGATACTATGTATGATGGGTAAAGGACTTTGCTACATATCGTTTTTATATGTTGCAACAGGAGGAGATAATATGAGTAACGAACAAAATTTTTGGCTTGACTTACCAAAGCCGTTTTTTATATTAGCACCAATGGAAGATGTTACAGATGTTGTATTTCGTCACGTCATTAGTGAAGCTGCAAAACCTGACGTGTTTTTCACGGAATTCACAAATACAGAAAGTTATTGTCACCCTTTAGGAAAAGACAGTGTACGTGGTCGATTAACGTTCACAGAAGATGAGCAACCGATTGTCGCTCATATTTGGGGCAATAAACCTGCATTTTTTGAACAGATGAGTATTGATATGAAAAAACTTGGTTTTCGTGGTATCGATTTAAACATGGGATGCCCAGTACAAAACGTAGCATCCAATGGAAAAGGGGCTGGATTAATACATCATCCTGAAGTTGCAGCAGAAATTATTCAAGCAGCAAAAGCAGGTGGATTGCCGGTTAGTGTTAAAACAAGATTGGGTTACTTTGATATTGACGAGTGGCGCGATTGGTTAGGACATATATTGAAACAAGATATTGCGAATCTTTCCATTCACCTTCGTACAAAAAAAGAGATGAGTAAAGTAGATGCACACTGGGAACTAATCCCTGAAATAAAAAAATTACGCGATGAAATTGCTCCAAATACGTTGATAACCATTAATGGAGATATTCCTGACCGCGCAACAGGATTAAAATTAGTAGAACAATACGGCGTTGATGGAGTCATGATTGGCCGCGGTATTTTCACCAATCCATTTGCTTTTGAAAAAGACGCTAAAGAACATAGCGCGAAGGATTTTCTCAATTTACTTCTTTTACAGTTGGATCTTCACGATAAATATTCAAAAGAAACCGAACCACGTCCATTTAAACCACTTCTTCGCTTTTTCAAAATCTATGTTCGTGGATTTAGAGGCGCAGGCGAACTAAGAAACCAATTAATGGATACCAAGTCAACAGATGAAGTACGTCGTTTAGTAAAAAATGTTTTAGATGAAGTATTAGATTGAGACATACCCACCTGTTCATGTTTAAAAAGACTTGCTGTTAAAACAAGTCTTTTTAAGGAATTATAGTTTTATTCTAAATAGAATTCCAGTTCCGATAACTTCATTATCAAAAATAATGAGAGACCTCCCAAAAGTTCAATGAACTCTTGAAAGGTCTCTCATTTTTGCACTATGTGGTCAAACGGTGTTTCCTCACAAGGAAACTCTTGATGTACAGACTTCTCAGCCTGATTACCGCATGGAGCGAAATCTGCTCCATCGGCGATGAAATCTACCGCTTAAGCGCGGTCGCTCATCATCGAATTACTTCGATAATGATTTCATCACATCATGCCGCCCATTCCACCCATGCCGCCCATATCAGGCATTCCGCCGGCTTTTTCTGGCTCTGGCTTGTCAGCAATGACAGCTTCAGTAGTCAAGAACATAGCTGCTACAGATGCTGCATTTTGCAATGCGGAACGCTGCTTCTGTTGGTATAATCACGTATATTATCTATTTAAAGAATATAGACTACTTCTCGTATTGTTGTTACTATTTTAATTATAAAGTGGTGATGAATTTATGTAAAGTAGTCAAAAAATAGATTTCTATAGCCCGACTTCCTAATAACTGACTCAACAATTTGGTTTTAGTGTTGGCAATTCCTAAGGACTCATCCTAGTTAACTATAATATCGTTCATTTCTTCTTTTTCCACCTCATAAATTTCTAAAAAACTGCACATTATACTTTTCCCTAACTTTTTATAACTTACTTCGTTTAAAGGTTGTAAATGATAATATTCACCCAATAAACTCCTTATCGACTTAACATAATTAGAAAACTTATCATTGCCACCAATATGATTTAGATGTTCCTCTTCATTTCCCGACACATCTGCAAAAGCACTTCTTGTTGCAATAGTATAATTCAGATGATGAATATACATATAGGTATTCGAATCCATTAATACTTTTTCTTTTTCTTTATTCTTTAAAACCCCCTTCATTATACTTGTGTACATGAATTTTTCAGATTCTCCTATTCTTTCTACTGAGTCAAATGAATTATATTGCTCAGCAGTTTCCCTACAAGCTGAATACTCATCTAATATATTCCATGCAATTGATAGAAGTTTATTCTTACTTTCTCGAATAGCTTTATACTCTTCAATTCCAAACTTTCTTATAAAATTCACATGATTCTTTGCATGTACTAATTCATGTGCTAGAGTTTCAGTAAATTTTCTACATTTTTCTTCAGTATATTTATGTACGTACCCGCTGTGACCTATAATTCCCATCTCTTTGGAAGCAATTCGAACTATTATCTGCAACTTATCATTTTCAACGTATGATTGACATTCTCCTAAACCATCAAGGTTGCCCTTAATTTCTATTCTCTTTATATATTCCCCTATATTTGCCGAGTCATATACCCTTCGGGCAGAACTAAAATACTTGTCTTTTTCAAAGACAGTTAACTTACCATCTACGTGTTCATACTTTTCAGGAAAATCAATTATTCTATTTTCTTTCATATAAACTATTTTTTTTTCAAAAGGTATTACAGAGAAATTTTCTAGTTCTTGTTCCTTTTTTTCTTCATTAGAATCTACTTTATTACTGCACTTAGGAAACCCTTTAATTTTTTTTCTGAAAATTTTAAACATCGCAATTCCTCCATCTGCTATATTAGCCTTTAGTTAATCACTTCATCATTCATTATAAAATACTTTTTAGATTATCAACACAAAATTAGACATTTTTTATGATGTTCTATTAAGCACTCATCATACCTTATGTTGGTATGTTTATCTTTATCGTTCCGCTCCAAAATTACTATCGAGTTTCAGGCTGTATGTGTTAAGACCTTCATACAGACCGTGTGAATGAGTTTAAAAACAAACTCATAGACGAGCCTTAGAAATGTTAAGATTAAACGATCTTTGAGTATGAAAGGTTGTCCTTACGACAATTCGGTTGCTGAAGCAACTTTAAAACTCTTCTGTAAAGCAACGCCATTTCGAAATCCTTACAGAACTAACGAGAGAAGTACATGACTATGTACATTGGTTCAACCACATTCGGATTCACGGGACTCTTGGCTACAAAAGTCCTATTGATTACAAGATGGAACACCATAGAAAAGCTGTCTTGTTTAATGTTGACAATCCACATTGTTACTTGCTTGCTATGGATCTTATTAGTTCATTCTACTAATATATTGTATAAACTATTGAATCTACCTTCACGACATTAAAGTCGAAGGAATATTTCATTAAGCTGTCAACATCAACTTACTATGAGTGAATTGGGATGTTTTTTTCTACTTAGAAATACCTTTTAGACCGCCCCCTTCTACGCTATTCGTATTGTAATGTTACTTCGCAAGAAAGAGAACCCATCAGAAACCCTTACCATTTCATCATTGAAGTCCACTATCTTATAGGTCTCATCAATCTCAATGTCTTCACCAACCCATACCTCCACATTCTGCTGAAAATAAATACAATTCTGTAAATCGGCGTCAGATGTAATAATTCTCATTGATCATTACCTCCCTTTCAATTAAAAACGCAAAAAAAGCACCATTCATAAACACAGCTTAAATAGACTGTGATTTGAACGGTGCTTCCGTTTCAATCATTTCGATAGATATAATTTATCTCATATCCTAAAAAATTACAACAACAAAATAATTATCTGCGTTTTTCCTCAACTTATCCCTATTTAGTCTTCCCAGACATCGTTTATTAGCTTCTTTATCTTCTGTTCTCGTAGTTCTGTCTCCGTTAAATCAGTTGTCCATACTCCAGAAACTAATACAACGACATCACCAACTTTGACGGATATATCAACATCAGATTTAAGAATGTCCCTTGTTTGACCATCAATCTCGATAATCACATAATTCCCTTCGAAACTATCAACGATACCCTTCATAGAAAGACCTCCTAATATTACTCACATGCTACTCCATCGCCATCTCGATCTAACTTTCTACTATAACCTGGCTCTCCTTCATAAATAGGGTCAGCCCCTGCATCTCTAACTGCCGTACAGTTTTTGTAGTAAACGTTTGTTGTTTCTTTCTTCTTAGGGGCTTTAACTACTGGAGTTTCTGTCTTAGGTTTTGTCTGTGTTGTTGATGATGAGCTTGATTCACATGCAACTCCGTCACCATCTCGATCTAGCTTAGTGCTATATCCAGCATCACCCTTATGCAATGGAGCCTTTCCTGCTTCCCTCACAGCCGTACAATTAGCGTAGATGACTGCTGATTGCTTTGGCACTTCTGCAACCTTAGGAGTGGCTGAAGGAGCTTCAGTTACCGTTGGTCTAATGGTAGTCTTTGATTCACTTTGTGAAGTTGTAATCTTCTTCCCATCAGATGTAAAGATAATATTTCCCTGTTCATCATTTCGATATATTTTGATCTTTTTGTCAGCTAGTCGTTTCAGAATATTACTTGTTGGATGCCCATAGTTGTTCTCTCCTACTTGAATTACTGCATAGGCAGGATTAACAGCATTTAAGAATGACTGACTTGTGGACGAGTTAGAACCATGATGCCCAACCAATAGCACATCAGATTTTAAATTAGTACCGTTAGCCAGCAAGTCCTTCTCGCTTTTCGCTTCTGCATCACCAGTGAAGAGGAAGGAGTTACTTCCAAATGTAATTTTGATTACAGCACTCATATCATTTGTATCATCATAAGTGTTAACTGGAGCAATCATATTTACAATCAGTTGATCATCAAGCTTGAGATCAATTCCAGCTTTTGCTGTGGTAACTTTCAAGTTTTTATTCGCTATGGAAGTAAGCAAGGATTCAAATGTTTTTGTATTGGAAGAAACCTTTGGCATGTATATGCTACCAATTTCAAATGCATTCACTACAGCATCTAAGCCACCTATATGATCAGCATCAGGATGTGTCCCAATTAGAATATCTACTTTCTTAACGCCTTGCTTTTTAAGGTAATTAACAATACGCTGTTCATCATCATTGTTGCCACCGTCTATGAGCATAGTTTTGCCACTAGGTGTCAGAATCAATTGAGATGCACCTTGTCCAACATCAATATAATGCACTGTGAGAATACCTGTAGGTGTTGATGGAGTCTGTATCGCCTTTTTCTCTTCTTTAGTTGT
The nucleotide sequence above comes from Paenibacillus sp. IHBB 10380. Encoded proteins:
- a CDS encoding amino acid permease; the protein is MSSNNSTEPQQLKRGLKARHLTMIALGGSIGTGLFLASGSAIAEAGPGGALLAYIAVGIMVYFLMTSLGELATYMPESGSFNTYASRFVDPSLGFALGWNFWFNWAITIASELAAATLIIKYWFPDSPSYLWSFLFLAIIFGLNLLSVKGYGESEYWFALIKIAVVIIFLIVGVLMIFGIMGGSKPTGFSNFTLDGGPFHGGFLAFLGIFMAAGYSFQGTELVGIAAGESENPRENVPKAIKQIFWRILLFYIFAIFVIGMLVPFTHPSLMQAGIENIAVSPFTLVFEKAGFAFAAAIMNAVILTSVLSAGNSGMYASTRVLWVLAKEGKAPKFLEKLNKRGIPINALLVTCAVGMLAFLASFFGDGVVYLWLLNASGMCGFITWLGIAISHYRFRRAFVAQGRDLSELPYKAKWFPLGPLFAFALCMFVIIGQNFKAFTGETIDWYGVLVSYIGIPLFLGVWLGYKFVYKTKVIPLKDCKFD
- a CDS encoding tRNA dihydrouridine synthase; this translates as MSNEQNFWLDLPKPFFILAPMEDVTDVVFRHVISEAAKPDVFFTEFTNTESYCHPLGKDSVRGRLTFTEDEQPIVAHIWGNKPAFFEQMSIDMKKLGFRGIDLNMGCPVQNVASNGKGAGLIHHPEVAAEIIQAAKAGGLPVSVKTRLGYFDIDEWRDWLGHILKQDIANLSIHLRTKKEMSKVDAHWELIPEIKKLRDEIAPNTLITINGDIPDRATGLKLVEQYGVDGVMIGRGIFTNPFAFEKDAKEHSAKDFLNLLLLQLDLHDKYSKETEPRPFKPLLRFFKIYVRGFRGAGELRNQLMDTKSTDEVRRLVKNVLDEVLD
- a CDS encoding DUF3006 family protein — translated: MKGIVDSFEGNYVIIEIDGQTRDILKSDVDISVKVGDVVVLVSGVWTTDLTETELREQKIKKLINDVWED
- a CDS encoding excalibur calcium-binding domain-containing protein, whose translation is METFTTILILLSMVGIILGIVGVIKGSIKFLRIKGRKNSLFLVIAFFVLATIGGTLAPVDKDNSTVALQNNASQKEKAVVTSTISEKSDGDSVKTTDNKQVVVAPSTTPKEVTTKEEKKAIQTPSTPTGILTVHYIDVGQGASQLILTPSGKTMLIDGGNNDDEQRIVNYLKKQGVKKVDILIGTHPDADHIGGLDAVVNAFEIGSIYMPKVSSNTKTFESLLTSIANKNLKVTTAKAGIDLKLDDQLIVNMIAPVNTYDDTNDMSAVIKITFGSNSFLFTGDAEAKSEKDLLANGTNLKSDVLLVGHHGSNSSTSQSFLNAVNPAYAVIQVGENNYGHPTSNILKRLADKKIKIYRNDEQGNIIFTSDGKKITTSQSESKTTIRPTVTEAPSATPKVAEVPKQSAVIYANCTAVREAGKAPLHKGDAGYSTKLDRDGDGVACESSSSSTTQTKPKTETPVVKAPKKKETTNVYYKNCTAVRDAGADPIYEGEPGYSRKLDRDGDGVACE